In Methanothermobacter tenebrarum, the sequence TAGCCGGGAGAGCCTCTGACAAGTTCAACCCCCAGAAACTCGCAGGTTTGGGAATGGCCATAATATCAGTTGCACTTTTCAGTTTAACTTTCATCAACCCTCGTACACCACTCTCGATGATATTCGCTTCACTTGCAGTCCTCGGCATAGGATTCGGTTTGTTCTCTTCACCTAACACTAATGCTATCATGAGTTCAGTGGAAAAGAAATACTTTGGTATCGCCTCTGCTACAGTGAGTACCATGAGACTTATCGGTCAAAGCTTCAGCATAGGTATAGTAACACTAATATTGGCCCTAATCCTTGGAAGGGTGAAAATAGCACCTTCAAATTTCAATCTACTACTCCAGAGTACCCATATCTCATTCTCAGTATTCGCCATATTATGCTTTATTGGTATATTCGCTGCAATGGCCCGGCGTAAGGAGAGCGACTAATGGAACCTAGGATACGAATATTAAAGGATGGCCCATACCTCGTCATGGGAAACATACCATTATATGATGGTGAAATAGTAACCGATGAAGAAGGGCATACCATTGACATTATAGAAAAGGGTGAATATCCCCCCAGGGAAACTTATGTTCTCTGCAGGTGTGGCGGATCAGGTGACAAGCCATATTGTGATGGTACCCACTCAAGCATAGGCTTTGATGGTACCGAAACTGCAAGTAGAGACCCCCTATATTTCACGCGCTCTTACATTTGAAGGTGAAAAGGTCAGATTAACAGATTTGCCTGAACTTTGCGACCATTCACGTTTTTGCATGCGCGCTGGGGGTATAAGAAATCTAATAAAAAAAGGAGACCCTGAGAGTATTAAAATAGCTGTAGAAGAGGCTACA encodes:
- a CDS encoding CDGSH iron-sulfur domain-containing protein yields the protein MEPRIRILKDGPYLVMGNIPLYDGEIVTDEEGHTIDIIEKGEYPPRETYVLCRCGGSGDKPYCDGTHSSIGFDGTETASRDPLYFTRSYI